In Komagataeibacter sucrofermentans DSM 15973, the genomic window CAGGGTGGTGGTGGCAGGCTGCGCCACCACAAGGCCCGCCCAGCCCTCCGCCGGGCCGGGCTCGCTGCCATCACCCACCACCAGAAGCGTATCGGGGTGCGGGGTTACAGGTCCGCCAGCCACCACGAATTCCACCACGATCCGCCCATCTGCCATTATGGCATCCTCCACTTCTCATCACTCCGGGCCTACGGCGTTTTTCCATTTGAGCCGATGATGCTGGACACCAGCGGAAAGTTCGGGGAATAAAAGGCACCAGACCAATCCATATGCAAGCCCGGCCCGGACAGACCGCGCTGGAAAACCGCGGCAAACACTGGCTTCTGCCCGGCATTCACCAGAATTTCAGGATAACCATGACCACTCGCCCTCACCTTCTCGATGCCCTCCGCGATCAGGTCCTGCTGTGTGACGGCGGGATGGGTTCGCGCGTACAGCTTCTGGACCTTGAGGTCGAGCGTGATTACTGGGGGCAGGAAAACTGCACCGAGATCCTGAACCTCTCGCGCCCCGAACTGGTGCGTGAAATCCACCGTGGCTACTTCGAGGCCGGGGCGGACATGGTGGAAACCAACAGCTTTGGCGGCTCGCCCATCACCCTGGCCGAATTTGGCCTGGCCGACCGCGCGCGCGAGATCAACCGCACCGCGGGCCATCTGGCGCGTGAAGCCGCCGAGACCTTTGCCGATGGCCGCCACCGCTATGTGGTCGGCTCCATCGGGCCGGGCACCAAGCTGCCCTCGCTGGGCAATATCGATTACGACACGCTCGAAGCGGGCCTTGCCGAGCAGTGCCGTGGCCTGATCGAAGGCGGCGTGGACTGCTTCCTTATCGAGACCTGCCAGGACACGCTGCAGATCAAGGCCGCCGTCAATGGCGCCAAGATCGCGCGCGCCGAGATGGGCGTGGACACCCCCATCTTCGTGCAGGTTACGGTCGAGACCACGGGCACGCTGCTCGTTGGCCCGGACATCGCCGCCGCCGCCACGGTCATCAACGCGCTCGATGTGCCGCTTATGGGCCTGAACTGCGCCACCGGACCGCAGGAAATGGCCGAGCACGTGCGCTGGCTGAGCGAGAGCTGGCCCGGCCTGATCTCGGTCCAGCCCAATGCCGGCCTGCCCGAACTGGTCAATGGCAAGACGCATTACCCGCTCACCCCTGCCGAGATGGCAAGCTGGGTGGACCGCTTCATTACCGAGGATGGCCTGAACCTGATCGGCGGCTGCTGTGGCACGTCAACGCCGCACACGCAGGCGCTTGACCAGATGCTGCGTAAACGCGCCGAGGGCACGGGCCGCATCCGCCCCGCCCCCGTGTCGCGCAAGCCGGTGTGGATTCCCTCTGTCGCCAGCCTGTATTCGCAGGTGCCGCTGCGGCAGGAGAACAGCTACTTCTCGATTGGCGAGCGCTGCAACGCCAACGGTTCCAAGAAGTGGCGGCAGTTGCAGGAAGCGGGCGACTGGGATGGCTGCGTGGCCCTTGGCCGTGAGCAGGTGGCCGAAGGCTCGAACGCGCTCGACATCTGCACCGCCTTCGTGGGCCGTGATGAAATGAAGGAAATGAACGCGGTCATCACCCGCTTCACTTCTTCGGTCAACGCGCCGCTGGTCATTGATTCCACCGAGACGCCGGTGATCGAGGCAGCACTCAAGCTGCATGGCGGCAAGCCCATCATCAACTCCATCAACTTCGAGGATGGGGAAGACATCGCCAACGAGCGCATGCTGCTCGCACGCAAATTTGGCGCCTCCGTCATCGCCCTGACCATTGATGAAGTGGGCATGGCCAAGACGGCGGAAGACAAGCTGCGCATCGCAACGCGACTGGTCGAATTCGCCTGCGACAAACACGGCCTGCCGCAATCCGACCTGATGATCGACCCGCTGACATTCACCATCGGCACCGGCACGGAAGACGACCGCAAGCTCGGTGAATGGACGCTGGAGGGCATCCGCCTGATCCGCGAGCGCTTCCCCGATATCCAAATCGTGCTGGGGCTGTCGAACATCTCGTTTGGCCTGAACCCGGCGGCGCGCGCGGTGCTCAACTCGGTGTTCCTTGACCACGCGGTGCGCGCGGGCATGACGGCGGCGATCGTGCATGTCTCGAAAATCCGCCCGCTGCACCTCATTGCCGCCGAGGAAGTGAAGGTGGCCGAGGACCTGATCTTCGACCGCCGCGCCGAAGGTTATGATCCGCTGCAGCGCATGCTCGAAATCTTCGCCGACCGCAAGGCCGCCGACGCGGTGAAAAAAGCCCGCGCCGAAACCGCCCCCGAGCGGCTCAAGGACCGCATTGTCGATGGCGACCGCAAGGGGCTGGAAGACGACCTGGCCGAAGCCATGCGCGACATGGCCCCGCTCGACATCATCAACACCGTGCTGCTCGATGGCATGAAGGTGGTGGGCGAACTGTTTGGCGCAGGCAAGATGCAGCTGCCCTTCGTGCTGCAGTCCGCCGAGACGATGAAGGCCGCCGTGGCCTGGCTCGAGCCCCATATGGAGCGCACCGAGGGCCAGGCCCGTGGCACCATGGTGCTGGCCACCGTCAAGGGCGACGTGCATGACATCGGCAAGAACCTTGTCGACATCATCCTGACCAATAACGGCTACCGGGTCATCAACCTCGGCATCAAGGTGCCGGTGGCCGACATGATTACGGCCGCGCGCGAGCACAAGGCCGACGCCATCGGCATGTCGGGCCTGCTGGTCAAGTCCACCGTCATCATGCGTGAAAACCTTGAGGAAATGAACCGCCAGGGCGTGGACGTACCAGTCATGCTCGGTGGGGCCGCGCTGACCCGCAACTACGTGGAAGAGGACTGCACCGCAGCCTATGGCGAGAACGGGCGCGTGGCCTATGCGCGTGATGCGTTCGATGGCCTGTCGCTGATGGACAAGGTGGCGCAGGGCGAGTTCGACACCTATCTTGCCGCCATCCAGTCGCGCCGCGCGGGCAAGGCCACGCGCACCAACCGCACGCAGGACATCGAAGCCGCCGAGACCCGTGGCTTTGGCCCGGTGGATGTCGCCGCCGCCCGCGCCCGGCGCGAGAAGCTGACAGCCGATGAACCCGTGCTGACCCCGCCATTCTGGGGCCCGCGCGTGCTTGAGGCGACACCTGAGGCAGTGCTGCCGTTCCTCAACGAGCGCTCGCTGTACCAGTTCCAGTGGGGCTTCCGTAAGCAGGGCCGCTCGCTTGATGACTTCATGGTCTGGGCACGCAAGGAACTGCGCCCGGTGCTGCGCCACATGCTCGCCCTGTGCGCCGAGCGCGACATCCTGCACCCCAAGGCCAGCTACGGCTACTGGAAGGCGGCGGGCGAAGGCAACGATCTGGTACTGTTTGGCGAGGACGGCACCACCGAGGCCGCCCGCTTCACCCTGCCCCGCCAGCCGCGTGAAGACGGGGCCTGCATTGCCGACTTCGTGCGCGATATCGACGATGCACAGCGCGACGTGATCGGCCTGCAGGTGGTGACCGTGGGGCAGGATGCCTCCGACCGCGCGCGGGAATGGTTCGAGGCCGATCGCTACAAGGATTACCTCTACCTGCATGGCCTGTCGGTCGAGATGGCGGAAGCCATGGCGGAATACACCCACAAGCGCATCCGCGCCGAAATGGGCTTCGCTGCCGAGGATGACCGCGACATGGCCAGGCTGCTCCAGCAGGGCTATCGCGGCTCGCGCTATTCGTTCGGTTACCCCGCCTGCCCCCGGCTGGAGGAACAAGAGCCGATCCTCAAGCTGCTCGATGCGGAAAAGATCGGCGTCTCGCTCACCGATGGCTTCCAGCTCCACCCCGAGCAGTCCACCTCGGCGCTGGTCATTTTCAACCCGCACGCGAAGTATTTCTCGATCTGACAAAACCGCCGTCCCGCACCCCTGCGGGACGTGTTGACCGGTACGGGAAATGATGCCCATCATTGCATTATGTTTCGTCCCCGCCACACGCCATCCAACCCCGCTGAAGCCCCGGGCGCCGACCATGCGCTCGGTCGCCTGCTGGCGCGGCTGAACAGGGCCGCACCACGGGCAGGCCAGGGCAACCGCGCCACGCGCGATGCCGGGCGCGCCTTTACCTGTGCCGCCGAGCAATGCGTGATGGACCTCATGACCGAAGACCACGCAGGCCTGGTGGAACACAGCGCCGATGTGCTGACCCACCTGCTGCAGGCCTGGGCAGCATCTGGCATCGACCCCGAGGATGTCTGGACCGAGATCGACCGCCGCACCCGCATGGGCAACCTGCTGCTCGCCCTCAACACGGCCGAGCGCACATCCGCCCCCACCCGCGCGCGCAAGCGGCCATGGAAGATCCGCACCACCAAGCTGCCCTGAGCGGCCTGCGCCGCCATAACGGCACGAAATCGCAACGAACCGTTTTTTTGCCTAGCCGCTGGGGCATGCGGGTGGCATAAGCTGGCCGCTGACGGAACAGCAGGGAATGTCGCGATAAGATGGACCGGGTCCATGCCTGTTACGTGCCCGTGGGGCCTGCCCCGGTCGGGCACGCATGAACTGGATTGACATCACGGCCATCGCCATAGCCGCGCTGTCGGGGGTGGTGGGCCTTGTACGCGGCTTCTCGCGCGAGGTGCTTGGCCTTGCCGCCTGGGTCATGGCCACCATCCTGGCTGTAGCATGGTACGGCACGCTGATGCCCTACGCCACGCAATGGATCAGCAACCACACGATGGCCGCGCTGGCCTCGTTTGCAGTGCTGTTTCTGGCGCTTCTTGTCATTTTCACCACCACTGCCCATCTATCGGGTCGGGCAGTGCAGGGTTCCATCCTGTCAGGGCTGGACCGCGTGCTTGGCCTGCTGTTTGGCCTGGTGCGGGGTTATGTGTGCCTTGTGCTGATCTATGCGGGCATTACCGCCCTCGTGCCCGCCAATGAATGGCCCGAGGTCATGCGCACCAGCCAGATCATGCCCCTTATCGGCAACAGCGTGACATATCTTCACGCCCACGCGCCCGATAACTTCCCCGCGCATCTTGCGCAACCCGCCGGGACGCGGCATGACGCGCCCATCTGAACCTTATCGTCGGTCCCCGCCGCCCCCGTCCGTCAAGGAAAGATCGCCCACCATGTCCCCGACCCGCTTTCACGCCACATCCGGTAACCCGCCCACCCAGCACGAGCGCGACGACATCGCCGCCCAGTGGCGCCATGATGATGACAAGCCGCATGAGGAATGTGGCGTCTTTGGCGTATGGAACACCAAGGATGCCTCCGCCCTGACCGCCCTTGGCCTGCATGCGCTCCAGCATCGCGGGCAGGAGGCCAGCGGCATCGTGTCCTATGATGGCGAGCGCTTCCACACCCACAAGGGGCTGGGGCTGGTGGGCGACGTATTTGGCGATGCCCGCGTCATGGCCACCCTGCCGGGAAGCTGCGCGGTAGGCCACAACCGCTACGCCACCACGGGCGCCACGCTGATCCGCAACGTGCAGCCGCTGTTTGCCGATTTCGAGTTCGGCGGCCTCGCGGTGGCCCATAACGGCAACCTGACCAATGCCGAGACCCTGCGCAAGGCGCTGGTGCGCCGGGGCTGCATCTTCCAGTCCACCACCGATAGCGAGGTGTTCATCCACCTCATCGCCATCTCGCTTTATGCAAACGTGGTCGACCGGCTGATCGATGCGCTCAAGCAGGTGCTTGGCGCGTATTCCCTGATCGTGCTGTCGCGTGATGAACTGATCGGCGTGCGCGACCCGCTGGGCGTGCGCCCGCTGATCCTGGGCCGCATCCGCGAGGAAGACGGCACGGAAGGCGCATGGGTGCTGGCCAGCGAGACCTGCGCGCTCGACATCGTGGGGGCCGAGTTCGTGCGCGACGTGGAGCCGGGCGAGATCGTCATCATCAATGACGAGGGCATCCGCTCGGTGCGCCCGTTCAACAACACGCAGTCGCGCTTCTGCGTGTTTGAATACATCTATTTCGCCCGCCCCGATTCGGTCATGGATGGCCGCGCGGTCTATGACACGCGCAAGCAGATCGGCGTGGAACTGGCGCGCGAAAGCGCTGTCGAGGCCGACGTGATCGTGCCGGTGCCCGATTCGGGCGTGCCCTCGGCCATGGGCTTCGCCACCGAGAGCGGCATTCCCTTCGAGCTGGGCATCATCCGCAACCATTACGTGGGCCGCACCTTCATCGAGCCGACCGACCAGATCCGCAACCTCGGCGTCAAGATGAAGCATTCCACCAACCGCCCGGTGCTCGATGGCAAGCGCGTGGTGCTGGTCGATGACTCCATCGTGCGCGGCACCACCTCGCGCAAGATCGTGGACATGGTGCGCGCCGCGGGTGCCAAGGAAGTGCATATGCGCATCTCCTCGCCGCCCACCACGCATTCGTGCTTCTACGGCATCGACACGCCCGAGCGCAGCCAGCTGCTCGCAGCCCAGCACAATGTTGAGGAAATGGCCAGGCTGATCGGCGTGGACAGCCTTGCCTTCATCTCGTTTGACGGGCTGTACCGCGCGCTGGGCTACAAGGACCGCAAGAGTGCGGCCAACCGCTACTGCGATGCCTGCTTTACCGGCGACTACCCGATCGAACTGGTGGATTACGAGGCCGAACACCACCCCGAACCCGCATGACCGGCCCCGCTGCCATGACCGATGCTCCGGTGGCGCTGGTTACCGGGGCCAGCCGGGGCATCGGGCAGGCGGTGGCCATGGCACTGGCGCGCGCAGGCATGCGCTGCATCCTGACCGCGCGCACGCAGGGCGGGCTGGAACAGGCGGATGACCAGATCCGCCAGCACACCGGCCATAGCGCCACCCTGCTGCCGCTTGACCTGACCGATGGCGAAAAGCTCGACACGCTCGGCCCCTCCATCGCGGCCGGCTTCGGGCGGCTGGACTGCGTGGTGCACTGCGCGGGCACGCTGGGCGTGCTCTCGCCGCTGGCGCACCTGCAACCAAAGGACTGGGAGCGCGCGCTGCACATCGGCCCGCTCACCACATGGCGGCTGATCCGCACGCTTGGCCCCCTGCTTGAGCGCGCGCCAGCCGGCCGCGCCGTGTTCCTTACCGACCGGCATGCCCGCCAGCCCGCGCCCTTCTGGGGGCTGGTGGCGGCAACACGCGCGGCGCAGGAGGCCATTGTGAACACATGGGTGCGCGAACTGCCCGCAGCCAGCCCGCTGCGCATCAACCTGTTTGAACCCGGCCCCGTCGCCACCCGCCTGCGCAAGCTGGCCATGCCCGCGCTCGATATGGCCTGCCTGCCCACGCCCCACGACATTGCGCCCCATATCGTAAGGCTCTGCCAGCCCGGCCCCCAGCCGCAGGGCCAGTATGTAACAGCCAACCTGCACGAGCCCGTGGCATGAGCAGCAAGGCAACACCGGGCGCTGCCGCCCTGCAGAAAGCAGGCATCGCCTTCGAGGTGGTGGAATATGAATACGACCCCACCGCAGGCCAGACCGGCAACCACGCCGCCGCCGCCATAGGCGAGAATCCCGAGCACGTGTTCAAGACGCTGATGGTGCTCGTTGATGGCAGACCCGCCTGCGTGGTGGTGCCGGTAGCGGCCAGCCTGAGCATGAAAAAGGTGGCGGCGGCCTTTGGCGGCAAATCGGCTGAAATGATGCCACCCGCCAACGCCGAGCGCAGCACGGGCTTCCGCGTGGGGGGCATCAGCCCGTTTGGCCAGCGCAGGCGCGTGCGCACGGCCCTTGCACGCGAGGCAATGGCACAGCCCTATGTTGTCATCAATGGTGGCAAGCGCGGCTATCTGGTGCGCCTTTCGGCAGCCGATGCCATTGCCGCGACAGGTGCCGTGACGGCTGACCTGCTGGCGTAACAAGCAAAAGTTTTTGGTGAAGCTTTTTTCAAAAAGCTTCGAAAGACGCTGCCTTATTTGAAAAAAGGCAGCGCCCGGAAACCTGTATCTTTTCCTCAGCGCGTCGCGGGCCGCCAGATCAGGCGGCTGGCGCTGCACAGCACGCCAATCATGGCCACGACCGAGCCAAAGCCCAGGCAGTCCCGTTCCGCGTCATGTGCAATCAGGCCAAAGGCCATGGCCACGCACATCGCCCCGGTGGCCTGCCCGCATTGGCGCGCGATCTGCACCATGCCCGAGGCCCCGCCCGAGCGCCCCGGCGGGGCAGTCACCATCATTACCCGGTTATTGGGGGGCTGGAAAATGCCAAACCCCATGCCCGCCAGCATGATGCGCCAGGCAATGTTGAACCAACCCGGATCAGGCGGCAGCAGGTAAAGGGCGAGAAACCCCATCGATGTCATGAACAGCCCCACCGAGGACAGGATGGCCGCGGGCACCCGGTCACTCAGGCGGCTGATGAGCGGCGAGACCGCCATGATGCCCACCGGCCACGGTGTCATGAGCAGGCCCACGGTTGCGGGCGGATAATGGAACATCGACTGCAACGTGAACGGAAACGAGATCATGAACAGGTTGGAGGCGACAAAGGCCACGAACCCCACCAGCGTGCCGATGCGAAAGGCGGGAATGCGCAGCATGTCGATGGGGAACATGGGGTGCGTCTGCCCGTGCTGGCGGCGCACCAGCAGCACGCCCGCCGCAACGCCTGCCACCAGCAGGGCCACCACCTGGGCCGCGCCTGCGTGATGGGCCACGGAATCACCGGCCATGATCAGCGCGCCAAACGCCACCACGTTCAGCACCGCGCTCACGCCATCAAACGAGCCGGGACTGACCGGCGTGCGCGGCAGCGACACCAGCGCCAGCACGAGGGCCGTCAGCCCGAGCGGAATGTTGATGAGAAACAGCCAAGGCCATGTGGCAAATGACAGGATGATCGATGCCACGGTCGGCCCGCCGCCCACGCCAAGGGCCACCATCAGCCCGTTGAGCGCAATGCCGCGCCCGATGATGGCATGCGGGTAGATGAAGCGGATCAGCGCGATGCTGACACTCATGATGCACGCGCCCCCCACGCCCTGCACCGCGCGCGCGAGCGAGAGCATGAGCAGCGAATGCGATAATGCGCAGAACAGCGAGGCCACGGTCAGCAGCGCCAGCCCGATCTGGCACAGCCGTGCAAAGCCGATGCGCGTGCCAAGGGCCGCCATGGGCAGCAGCGAGACCACGCTGGCCAGCTGATAGGCGTTGACGATCCAGACCGACGAGGCGGGCGAGACATGAATATCCGCCGCAATCGTGGGCAGCGCCACGTTGGCAATGGCGTAATCCAGCAGGGCCAGCAGCACCGCAAGGGCGATGGCGGTCACGGCACGCACGCGGGCCGCGCCATGCAGGCCTTCGCCTTCGGTCAGGACAGGTTTTGGTTGGGGGGGCATGGCAGGAGCTTTTCGGGCGGAAGGAAAACGTTCTGTTCTGTAAACAATATCGGGATGTGCCCCGTCCATCAATCCGCTGGGGGCAGGCGGCAGCCTGAAAAGACTGCCCACCCACCATCGCGCAAATCATAAAGACGTTTTTGGTGAAGATTTTTCAAAAAGCTTTGAAAAACGCTACCTTTTTAAAAAAGGCGATACCCGGAAACGTTTATTACTGACCGATTTTTTCCTGCGCCGCGAGGGCACGCTCACCAATATCATGGCGGTAGATGCCATCAGGCCAGTCGATCAGCCCCACAGCCTCATAGGCACGATTACGGGCCTGCGCCAGCGTGTCGCCCGTGGCGCACACGGCCAGCACGCGGCCGCCGGCAGCCACGATCTCGCCCGCGTCATCGCGCTTTGTACCCGCCTGAAACACATGCACGCCCGGCAGCGCTTCCGCCACGGCCAGGTTACGGATCACGCCGCCCGTCACCGGCCTGCCGGGGTAGCCCTTCGCCGCCATGATGACGCTGATGGAGGACTGGCCGGAAAAACGGATATCCGTGCCCGCAAGATCACCCTTCGCCACGGCGGCAAGCGCGCTCAGCAGGTCGCTTTCCAGCCGGATCAGCAGGGCTTCGGCTTCCGGGTCGCCAAAGCGGACATTGTATTCAATCAGTTGCGGGCCATCACTCGTGAGCATCAGGCCTGCAAAGATGATGCCGGTAAACGGCGTGCCACGCCGCGCCATCTCGCGCAGCATGGGGCGCACCAGCACGTCAAGGGCGGCTTCCTGCTCCGCGCGGCCAAAGCCGGTGGGCGGCGAGACCGCGCCCATGCCGCCGGTATTGGGGCCGGTATCACCATCGCCAATGCGCTTGTGGTCCTGTGCCGCGCCAATCAGCACCGCCGTCTCGCCCGCGCAGAAGGCGAACAGCGAGACCTCATCACCCACAAGGCAGTCCTCGATCACCACGCTGTGGCCTGCCTGGCCCAGCGTGCCATCGGTCATCATGTCGGTAATGGCCTGTTCGGCCTCCGCAACGCTCTGGGCCACGACCACGCCCTTGCCCGCTGCCAGGCCGTCCGCCTTGACCACGACAGGCGCGCCGTGGCGGCGCACGTAATCCAGCGCGGGGGCGGCGGCATCGAAGCGTTCCCACCGGGCGGTGGGAATGTTTGCCGCGTCACATACTTCCTTGGTGAAGGTCTTGCTGCCTTCAAGGGCGGCTGCGGCCTGCGTGGGGCCTGCACACGCAATGCCCGCCGCCTTGCAAGCATCGGCAATGCCCGCCACCAGTGGCGCTTCGGGGCCGGGCACGACAAGGTCGATGCGCTCTTGCCGCGCCAGGGCGATCAGGCCCGCCACGTCATCGGCCTTCACGGCGCAGTTCGTGCCCAGCACTGCTGTGCCGGGGTTGCCCGGTGCGATGAACAGGGCCTCAAGTCGCGGCGAGCGCGCAATGGCAGCGGCCATGGCATGTTCCCGTCCGCCTGATCCAACCAGCAGCACCCGCATCACTTGTTTCTCCCGTTTTTCATCTCTGCCCTTTCGGGGTGGCCGTCTCTATCATACCTTGTGCGGATGGTTGAACAGTTTCCCGACTCCGGCCGCGCCATGGGCGGCAACACGCCTGAATTTTCGGTAGGCGAGATTTCAGGCGCCATCCGCCGTGTGCTCGAGGGCACGTTTGGCCGCATCCGCGTGCGCGGTGAAATTACCGAATTCAAGCGCTACCCTTCGGGCCACCTGTATTTCTCGCTCAAGGATGAGGGGGGCAAGCTCTCCTCGGTGGTGTGGCGCGGCACGGTCTCGCGGCTGGGGCTGAAGC contains:
- the metH gene encoding methionine synthase; amino-acid sequence: MTTRPHLLDALRDQVLLCDGGMGSRVQLLDLEVERDYWGQENCTEILNLSRPELVREIHRGYFEAGADMVETNSFGGSPITLAEFGLADRAREINRTAGHLAREAAETFADGRHRYVVGSIGPGTKLPSLGNIDYDTLEAGLAEQCRGLIEGGVDCFLIETCQDTLQIKAAVNGAKIARAEMGVDTPIFVQVTVETTGTLLVGPDIAAAATVINALDVPLMGLNCATGPQEMAEHVRWLSESWPGLISVQPNAGLPELVNGKTHYPLTPAEMASWVDRFITEDGLNLIGGCCGTSTPHTQALDQMLRKRAEGTGRIRPAPVSRKPVWIPSVASLYSQVPLRQENSYFSIGERCNANGSKKWRQLQEAGDWDGCVALGREQVAEGSNALDICTAFVGRDEMKEMNAVITRFTSSVNAPLVIDSTETPVIEAALKLHGGKPIINSINFEDGEDIANERMLLARKFGASVIALTIDEVGMAKTAEDKLRIATRLVEFACDKHGLPQSDLMIDPLTFTIGTGTEDDRKLGEWTLEGIRLIRERFPDIQIVLGLSNISFGLNPAARAVLNSVFLDHAVRAGMTAAIVHVSKIRPLHLIAAEEVKVAEDLIFDRRAEGYDPLQRMLEIFADRKAADAVKKARAETAPERLKDRIVDGDRKGLEDDLAEAMRDMAPLDIINTVLLDGMKVVGELFGAGKMQLPFVLQSAETMKAAVAWLEPHMERTEGQARGTMVLATVKGDVHDIGKNLVDIILTNNGYRVINLGIKVPVADMITAAREHKADAIGMSGLLVKSTVIMRENLEEMNRQGVDVPVMLGGAALTRNYVEEDCTAAYGENGRVAYARDAFDGLSLMDKVAQGEFDTYLAAIQSRRAGKATRTNRTQDIEAAETRGFGPVDVAAARARREKLTADEPVLTPPFWGPRVLEATPEAVLPFLNERSLYQFQWGFRKQGRSLDDFMVWARKELRPVLRHMLALCAERDILHPKASYGYWKAAGEGNDLVLFGEDGTTEAARFTLPRQPREDGACIADFVRDIDDAQRDVIGLQVVTVGQDASDRAREWFEADRYKDYLYLHGLSVEMAEAMAEYTHKRIRAEMGFAAEDDRDMARLLQQGYRGSRYSFGYPACPRLEEQEPILKLLDAEKIGVSLTDGFQLHPEQSTSALVIFNPHAKYFSI
- a CDS encoding phosphoribosyl-ATP pyrophosphatase; its protein translation is MFRPRHTPSNPAEAPGADHALGRLLARLNRAAPRAGQGNRATRDAGRAFTCAAEQCVMDLMTEDHAGLVEHSADVLTHLLQAWAASGIDPEDVWTEIDRRTRMGNLLLALNTAERTSAPTRARKRPWKIRTTKLP
- a CDS encoding CvpA family protein, whose product is MNWIDITAIAIAALSGVVGLVRGFSREVLGLAAWVMATILAVAWYGTLMPYATQWISNHTMAALASFAVLFLALLVIFTTTAHLSGRAVQGSILSGLDRVLGLLFGLVRGYVCLVLIYAGITALVPANEWPEVMRTSQIMPLIGNSVTYLHAHAPDNFPAHLAQPAGTRHDAPI
- the purF gene encoding amidophosphoribosyltransferase, translating into MSPTRFHATSGNPPTQHERDDIAAQWRHDDDKPHEECGVFGVWNTKDASALTALGLHALQHRGQEASGIVSYDGERFHTHKGLGLVGDVFGDARVMATLPGSCAVGHNRYATTGATLIRNVQPLFADFEFGGLAVAHNGNLTNAETLRKALVRRGCIFQSTTDSEVFIHLIAISLYANVVDRLIDALKQVLGAYSLIVLSRDELIGVRDPLGVRPLILGRIREEDGTEGAWVLASETCALDIVGAEFVRDVEPGEIVIINDEGIRSVRPFNNTQSRFCVFEYIYFARPDSVMDGRAVYDTRKQIGVELARESAVEADVIVPVPDSGVPSAMGFATESGIPFELGIIRNHYVGRTFIEPTDQIRNLGVKMKHSTNRPVLDGKRVVLVDDSIVRGTTSRKIVDMVRAAGAKEVHMRISSPPTTHSCFYGIDTPERSQLLAAQHNVEEMARLIGVDSLAFISFDGLYRALGYKDRKSAANRYCDACFTGDYPIELVDYEAEHHPEPA
- a CDS encoding SDR family NAD(P)-dependent oxidoreductase, yielding MTGPAAMTDAPVALVTGASRGIGQAVAMALARAGMRCILTARTQGGLEQADDQIRQHTGHSATLLPLDLTDGEKLDTLGPSIAAGFGRLDCVVHCAGTLGVLSPLAHLQPKDWERALHIGPLTTWRLIRTLGPLLERAPAGRAVFLTDRHARQPAPFWGLVAATRAAQEAIVNTWVRELPAASPLRINLFEPGPVATRLRKLAMPALDMACLPTPHDIAPHIVRLCQPGPQPQGQYVTANLHEPVA
- the ybaK gene encoding Cys-tRNA(Pro) deacylase, whose translation is MSSKATPGAAALQKAGIAFEVVEYEYDPTAGQTGNHAAAAIGENPEHVFKTLMVLVDGRPACVVVPVAASLSMKKVAAAFGGKSAEMMPPANAERSTGFRVGGISPFGQRRRVRTALAREAMAQPYVVINGGKRGYLVRLSAADAIAATGAVTADLLA
- a CDS encoding MFS transporter, producing the protein MPPQPKPVLTEGEGLHGAARVRAVTAIALAVLLALLDYAIANVALPTIAADIHVSPASSVWIVNAYQLASVVSLLPMAALGTRIGFARLCQIGLALLTVASLFCALSHSLLMLSLARAVQGVGGACIMSVSIALIRFIYPHAIIGRGIALNGLMVALGVGGGPTVASIILSFATWPWLFLINIPLGLTALVLALVSLPRTPVSPGSFDGVSAVLNVVAFGALIMAGDSVAHHAGAAQVVALLVAGVAAGVLLVRRQHGQTHPMFPIDMLRIPAFRIGTLVGFVAFVASNLFMISFPFTLQSMFHYPPATVGLLMTPWPVGIMAVSPLISRLSDRVPAAILSSVGLFMTSMGFLALYLLPPDPGWFNIAWRIMLAGMGFGIFQPPNNRVMMVTAPPGRSGGASGMVQIARQCGQATGAMCVAMAFGLIAHDAERDCLGFGSVVAMIGVLCSASRLIWRPATR
- the purD gene encoding phosphoribosylamine--glycine ligase, with amino-acid sequence MRVLLVGSGGREHAMAAAIARSPRLEALFIAPGNPGTAVLGTNCAVKADDVAGLIALARQERIDLVVPGPEAPLVAGIADACKAAGIACAGPTQAAAALEGSKTFTKEVCDAANIPTARWERFDAAAPALDYVRRHGAPVVVKADGLAAGKGVVVAQSVAEAEQAITDMMTDGTLGQAGHSVVIEDCLVGDEVSLFAFCAGETAVLIGAAQDHKRIGDGDTGPNTGGMGAVSPPTGFGRAEQEAALDVLVRPMLREMARRGTPFTGIIFAGLMLTSDGPQLIEYNVRFGDPEAEALLIRLESDLLSALAAVAKGDLAGTDIRFSGQSSISVIMAAKGYPGRPVTGGVIRNLAVAEALPGVHVFQAGTKRDDAGEIVAAGGRVLAVCATGDTLAQARNRAYEAVGLIDWPDGIYRHDIGERALAAQEKIGQ